A stretch of Metabacillus sp. FJAT-52054 DNA encodes these proteins:
- a CDS encoding IS1595 family transposase yields the protein MWLDMYQQFSELSEHDKQKFFNAIKENVFPEVPTDISKMVGDVREKRFSDGLACVHCGSVSVKRNGTYRSRQRYLCKDCGKSFNDMSGSPLSGTRYAHKWVQYFEMMIEGYSLRKIAKKMKIHLSTAFYWRHKILFALKTVGHKTLTGIIESDETFFLESNKGNKSISHRKPRKRGGVAKKRGISKEQICVVVAHDRNGQILSQTAGKGRVTAIELDAVLGNYLDSSALLCTDTATNYKKFALMKKMKHEAINVSKKEFKRKGIYHIQHVNGYHKRLKKWMDRFQGVATKYLDNYLFWHRFLEMNKKFPSKERTTELLLVSCQRPTFTTVQSIRDIG from the coding sequence ATGTGGTTAGATATGTATCAACAATTTTCGGAGCTTTCTGAACACGATAAACAAAAGTTTTTCAACGCTATTAAGGAGAACGTTTTTCCTGAAGTGCCAACAGATATTTCAAAAATGGTTGGTGATGTTCGGGAAAAACGGTTTTCGGATGGATTAGCGTGTGTTCATTGTGGAAGTGTGTCCGTTAAACGAAATGGTACATATCGTTCACGCCAACGTTATCTTTGTAAGGATTGTGGTAAGTCATTTAATGATATGTCTGGCAGCCCTTTATCAGGGACCAGATATGCTCATAAGTGGGTCCAATACTTCGAGATGATGATTGAAGGCTATTCCTTGAGAAAGATTGCCAAAAAGATGAAAATCCATCTTTCTACTGCGTTTTACTGGAGACATAAGATTCTTTTTGCACTTAAAACTGTGGGACACAAAACACTGACAGGGATTATCGAAAGCGATGAAACCTTTTTCTTGGAGAGTAATAAAGGCAACAAGTCCATTTCCCACCGCAAACCACGCAAACGCGGTGGCGTTGCAAAAAAACGTGGAATATCAAAGGAACAAATCTGTGTAGTCGTTGCTCACGATAGAAACGGTCAGATTCTTTCTCAAACCGCAGGAAAAGGTCGTGTTACAGCCATCGAATTAGATGCGGTCTTAGGGAACTATTTAGATAGTTCCGCTTTGTTATGCACGGATACAGCAACCAACTACAAGAAATTCGCCTTGATGAAAAAGATGAAGCACGAAGCCATAAACGTAAGCAAAAAAGAGTTTAAACGCAAAGGTATTTATCATATTCAACACGTTAACGGCTACCATAAACGACTAAAAAAATGGATGGACCGTTTTCAAGGAGTGGCGACTAAATACCTTGATAACTACTTGTTTTGGCACCGATTCCTGGAGATGAATAAAAAGTTCCCCTCTAAAGAAAGAACGACAGAATTACTTCTAGTTTCTTGTCAAAGACCAACATTTACAACTGTTCAAAGTATTAGAGATATTGGGTAG
- a CDS encoding extracellular solute-binding protein has translation MGKWRKLSFVLASGMLVLSAAACSNTTSAPKEKTEQKGESKETSGPKVSEKPMEMTIHLHYNDGQVIFDDNWSTFKKAAEVTNVSLKGVAPKSSTKSEEAFNLMIASGKIPDLVFEKKENLNKYGKEGAFVPLEDLIKEHAPHIQSYLDKMPEIMKVSKAADGHLYYLPFIADGEAAEGWFIRQDWLDKLGLKMPQTVDEYYTVLKAFKEKDPNGNGKADEVPLFSRINQRIFDLASLWGGYGDFYLQGDKVVYGPMEKDFGNAMENLAKWYSEGLIDPEIFTRGATSRDVLFGNNTGGSTHDWFASTVTYNDISKKHTPQFNLVPMAPPENSKGERVEPTIRSPFNNYTGVAIGHSVKDQVAAIKYLDYFFTDEGRRLMNYGVEGETYTLENGKPTFTKEVLGSPDVPGALRAVGAQIMFAYQQDFEYEKQWMAPLALEGVEDYVKNDYFLKEVPALNFTEEEEKIKNDIGLQIMTYRDEMIQKWMMGAEPVDFDKFTKRLKEMGVDKLIKVHEDAYKRYTKG, from the coding sequence ATGGGAAAATGGAGAAAACTATCATTCGTCCTGGCATCGGGAATGCTTGTTCTATCAGCTGCCGCCTGCAGCAATACAACGAGTGCACCGAAAGAGAAAACAGAGCAAAAGGGTGAAAGCAAGGAAACGAGCGGTCCTAAAGTAAGCGAAAAGCCGATGGAAATGACGATTCACCTTCATTATAATGACGGTCAGGTTATATTTGATGATAATTGGAGCACATTTAAAAAAGCGGCTGAAGTGACGAATGTCTCCCTCAAAGGGGTCGCCCCTAAATCCTCTACAAAAAGCGAGGAAGCATTCAACCTTATGATTGCCTCCGGAAAAATACCGGACCTGGTTTTTGAGAAAAAAGAAAATCTCAATAAGTATGGAAAAGAGGGGGCTTTTGTTCCGCTTGAGGATCTGATTAAAGAACATGCTCCGCATATTCAGAGCTATCTTGATAAAATGCCTGAGATTATGAAGGTTTCAAAGGCAGCTGACGGCCACCTTTACTATTTGCCGTTTATTGCCGACGGGGAAGCGGCTGAAGGCTGGTTTATCCGTCAGGACTGGCTCGATAAGCTCGGCCTTAAAATGCCTCAAACGGTTGACGAATACTACACAGTGCTAAAAGCATTTAAAGAAAAGGATCCAAACGGAAACGGCAAAGCAGATGAAGTTCCGCTATTTTCCCGCATTAATCAGCGCATATTTGACCTGGCAAGTCTTTGGGGAGGGTACGGTGATTTTTATCTCCAGGGAGATAAGGTTGTATATGGTCCAATGGAAAAAGACTTTGGAAATGCCATGGAAAATCTGGCCAAATGGTATAGTGAAGGGCTGATCGATCCTGAAATATTTACGCGCGGCGCTACATCACGCGATGTTCTTTTTGGAAACAATACGGGAGGCTCTACCCATGACTGGTTTGCGAGCACGGTAACATACAATGATATTTCCAAAAAACACACACCGCAATTTAATCTTGTCCCGATGGCGCCTCCTGAAAATTCAAAGGGAGAGCGTGTGGAACCTACAATCCGCTCACCATTTAATAATTACACAGGAGTCGCAATCGGCCATTCTGTAAAAGACCAGGTCGCAGCGATTAAGTATTTAGACTACTTTTTTACAGATGAAGGAAGAAGGCTCATGAACTATGGAGTAGAGGGTGAGACGTACACACTCGAAAATGGAAAACCTACATTTACTAAAGAAGTACTTGGCAGTCCGGATGTCCCTGGAGCATTGCGTGCTGTTGGCGCCCAAATTATGTTCGCCTACCAGCAGGATTTTGAATATGAAAAACAGTGGATGGCTCCGCTCGCGCTCGAGGGAGTAGAGGATTATGTTAAAAACGATTACTTCTTAAAAGAAGTCCCGGCTCTTAACTTTACGGAAGAAGAAGAAAAAATTAAAAACGACATCGGACTGCAAATCATGACTTATCGTGATGAGATGATTCAAAAATGGATGATGGGTGCTGAACCGGTAGACTTTGATAAATTCACGAAACGCCTGAAAGAAATGGGTGTCGATAAATTGATTAAGGTACATGAAGACGCGTACAAGCGATATACAAAAGGATAA
- a CDS encoding methyl-accepting chemotaxis protein, with product MFLITLGGYGGVIGTVFTFLVMKKWLTYQLSYLAIVCISILGSIMMEMEPSIVSYLMVYYMIAVSTLYHNYKQVLLAGLLGLLMTNYFYFTHGETMFPGIEGMAIVNLNTFMVLIVGALIFQSTQGEKMRAEAERSLDRAEESKKNSEALLEQIQHAFESLSKNTRMLKTDSDTVGQISDDLTSAFKELAAGAEAQAGSTAKIDQSLKLIGNYTESVQNSSENMKDSFNKTETSVADVNHQMTLLSEEMEKVSAIIQKVVDSIIDLQKETKDVESIVKTITRISDQTNLLALNASIEAARAGEHGKGFSVVANEIRVLAENSKQSAGGIHEILDRIIEKTNKTSEDMQLGNEAFLSSLNSSDEVTQRMNHILLTVEDVSGRAVQLQQRLDALSENTRLVMDEASSVSAVTDQTSAVIQEVLSSTEEQNTRISSMVKSIRDLEEAASALELKAGE from the coding sequence ATGTTTCTAATAACATTGGGAGGATATGGCGGAGTCATCGGGACCGTCTTTACATTTCTAGTCATGAAAAAATGGCTTACTTATCAATTAAGTTATCTGGCCATCGTATGTATCTCTATTTTAGGTTCTATCATGATGGAAATGGAGCCATCCATTGTTTCGTATTTAATGGTGTATTACATGATTGCTGTAAGTACCCTTTACCATAATTATAAACAGGTTTTACTTGCAGGTTTACTTGGGCTGCTGATGACAAATTATTTTTATTTTACGCATGGCGAGACTATGTTTCCCGGTATTGAAGGAATGGCAATAGTAAATTTGAATACGTTTATGGTGCTGATTGTCGGAGCGCTGATTTTTCAAAGTACACAGGGTGAAAAAATGAGGGCAGAGGCTGAAAGGAGCCTGGACCGTGCGGAAGAATCGAAAAAAAACAGCGAGGCTTTATTGGAGCAAATCCAGCACGCCTTCGAATCTCTTTCAAAAAATACCCGCATGTTAAAAACAGATTCAGATACAGTCGGACAGATCTCCGATGATTTAACATCCGCTTTTAAAGAACTGGCAGCAGGGGCAGAAGCACAGGCAGGAAGCACTGCAAAGATTGACCAGTCCTTAAAGTTAATTGGAAATTACACCGAAAGTGTTCAGAACTCCTCAGAGAATATGAAGGATTCATTTAATAAAACGGAAACTTCTGTTGCGGATGTAAACCATCAAATGACGCTTCTATCCGAGGAAATGGAAAAGGTTTCCGCCATTATTCAGAAGGTAGTCGATTCTATTATTGATTTGCAGAAGGAAACAAAGGATGTTGAATCCATTGTAAAAACGATCACCCGCATTTCAGACCAGACCAATTTGCTGGCGCTTAATGCCAGTATTGAAGCGGCAAGAGCGGGAGAGCATGGGAAAGGTTTTTCTGTCGTAGCAAATGAAATCAGGGTATTGGCAGAAAACTCGAAGCAATCTGCAGGAGGTATTCATGAAATCCTCGATCGCATTATTGAAAAGACGAATAAAACGTCAGAGGATATGCAGCTTGGCAACGAGGCTTTCCTATCAAGTCTCAATTCGTCCGATGAAGTTACACAGAGGATGAATCATATTTTGCTGACGGTCGAGGATGTTTCCGGAAGAGCAGTTCAGCTTCAGCAAAGACTGGATGCCCTAAGTGAGAATACGAGGCTTGTCATGGATGAGGCTTCATCAGTATCAGCTGTGACCGACCAGACAAGTGCTGTAATACAAGAAGTACTTTCAAGTACTGAGGAACAGAATACTAGAATCAGCAGTATGGTCAAAAGTATTCGTGATCTTGAGGAGGCAGCGTCAGCGCTCGAATTGAAAGCAGGGGAATAA
- a CDS encoding S8 family peptidase, with translation MSKVRLIPFKLEEVYDSAKEDIPYGVRMINAPEIWDQGIKGDTAVIAILDTGCDATHPDLKDRIIGGKSFVDGDESDYSDSHYHGTHVAGTIAASLNDQGVTGAAPEVKLLILKVLGDDGSGSYEGIINAVRYASEWKGENGETVRVISMSLGGPEDVPELHEAIKEAVANNILVVCAAGNEGDSRENTVEKAYPGYYKEVVQVGAIDEKKQLAEFSNTNDEIDLVAPGVNILSTYPGNKYAKLSGTSMATPHASAAAALLIQKEEKEFGRTLTEPEVYAQLCKNTVSIGLSKKAEGNGLIYLRAQEKEETKLNDAAVKAVN, from the coding sequence ATGAGCAAAGTTCGTTTAATACCATTCAAATTAGAAGAGGTTTATGATTCAGCAAAAGAAGACATTCCTTATGGCGTAAGAATGATTAATGCACCTGAAATTTGGGATCAGGGAATAAAAGGAGACACAGCTGTAATCGCCATTCTGGATACAGGCTGTGACGCCACTCATCCAGACTTGAAAGACCGGATTATTGGAGGTAAAAGCTTTGTCGATGGGGATGAGAGTGACTATAGTGATTCTCATTACCATGGAACGCACGTTGCCGGGACAATAGCTGCAAGTTTAAATGACCAGGGCGTAACCGGAGCTGCACCTGAAGTAAAGCTGCTGATTCTTAAAGTACTTGGAGATGACGGCAGCGGTTCTTATGAGGGCATTATAAATGCTGTTCGATATGCTTCAGAGTGGAAGGGCGAAAACGGTGAAACCGTAAGAGTCATCTCAATGTCTCTTGGCGGACCGGAAGATGTACCGGAGCTGCACGAAGCAATAAAAGAAGCAGTGGCAAATAATATTCTTGTTGTGTGCGCAGCGGGCAATGAAGGAGATTCAAGGGAAAATACCGTTGAAAAAGCTTATCCGGGCTATTATAAAGAGGTCGTGCAGGTAGGGGCCATTGATGAGAAAAAACAGCTGGCGGAGTTTTCAAATACAAATGACGAAATTGATCTTGTCGCCCCAGGAGTAAATATTCTTTCCACCTACCCAGGGAACAAATATGCGAAACTGTCCGGTACTTCCATGGCCACCCCTCATGCTTCAGCGGCGGCTGCTCTTCTTATTCAAAAAGAAGAAAAGGAATTTGGCAGAACATTAACGGAGCCTGAAGTATACGCACAGCTGTGCAAAAATACAGTCTCGATTGGTCTTTCCAAAAAGGCAGAAGGAAACGGCCTAATCTACCTCCGTGCTCAGGAAAAGGAAGAAACTAAACTGAATGATGCGGCAGTAAAAGCTGTAAATTAA
- a CDS encoding M14 family metallopeptidase produces the protein MERRWGKLGVAAATAAGIIIAGAMPSAHAEAPYYGKEYSQPKQVLDLYPEPKPEVLTPAFSRSGEAFTSQDELEDFVDGLKKETDFLSVKKIGESREGRPLLALYFSKDQKISPSAISKKPTVWLQGQIHGNEPAAGEAVLAMAKKLSGKFGNDVLNRINVIIVPRVNPDGSFLFTRQLENGLDGNRDHVKLESQEVQAIHKEFNRFMPEVVIDAHEYSVGQEFSKLGLLKYHDLLLLSGKNLNIPEKIRKISDELFVEDTEAALDQKGFSNEPYYTSKVNSSGGIELEEGSTEARIGRNAFGLSPAISFLVETRGIGIGRENFSRRVAAQIATHENIIALTSENAAKVKYGVAKERLNLIKKGLIPHDRDLIVIDSENQPVTGRKLEMVDIEAGKVKEVPVLYKSASNAKATLTRERPTAYILEPGQEKAAAKLENQGLRGITLKKDKLLEVETMTVTDKTAAEKYEGISLHEIKSEVKKQKVNIRKGSIVFLTAQPQSNLLSLTLEPESVDSYASFGYIPSEKGERLPVYRFMEDIRNLK, from the coding sequence ATGGAGAGAAGATGGGGTAAATTAGGAGTCGCTGCTGCTACTGCTGCTGGAATCATAATTGCAGGGGCGATGCCATCAGCACATGCAGAAGCACCTTACTATGGGAAGGAATACAGTCAGCCAAAACAGGTGCTCGATCTTTACCCAGAGCCAAAGCCTGAGGTTCTTACTCCGGCATTTTCCAGAAGCGGGGAAGCTTTTACTTCCCAGGATGAACTGGAGGATTTTGTGGACGGTTTAAAAAAGGAAACAGATTTCTTATCCGTTAAGAAAATAGGAGAATCACGGGAAGGCCGTCCATTACTTGCCTTATATTTTTCAAAGGATCAAAAAATCTCTCCATCTGCTATTTCAAAAAAGCCGACTGTATGGCTTCAGGGGCAAATTCATGGAAACGAACCTGCGGCCGGTGAGGCAGTACTTGCAATGGCTAAAAAGCTTTCAGGGAAATTTGGGAATGATGTGCTAAATCGAATCAATGTCATCATTGTGCCGCGGGTTAATCCGGATGGATCTTTCCTTTTTACGAGACAGCTTGAAAATGGTCTTGATGGAAATCGCGACCACGTTAAACTTGAGTCACAAGAGGTACAAGCTATCCATAAGGAATTCAACCGTTTTATGCCGGAAGTCGTCATTGATGCTCATGAATATAGTGTGGGGCAGGAATTCAGCAAATTGGGGCTGTTAAAGTATCATGACTTGCTGCTGCTGTCAGGAAAGAATCTAAATATTCCTGAAAAAATCAGAAAGATCTCCGATGAGCTGTTTGTAGAAGATACAGAAGCTGCACTTGATCAAAAGGGCTTTTCAAATGAACCATATTATACGTCTAAAGTGAACAGCAGCGGTGGCATTGAACTGGAAGAGGGCAGTACTGAAGCAAGAATAGGACGTAACGCATTTGGCCTGTCGCCTGCGATATCCTTCTTGGTGGAAACAAGAGGAATCGGGATTGGACGCGAGAATTTTTCAAGACGGGTTGCCGCCCAGATTGCCACCCATGAAAACATCATTGCGCTTACATCTGAAAATGCTGCGAAAGTAAAATACGGGGTTGCAAAAGAGAGGCTGAACCTGATTAAGAAAGGCTTGATTCCCCATGACCGGGATCTGATTGTGATTGATAGCGAGAATCAGCCTGTTACAGGGAGAAAGCTGGAAATGGTTGATATTGAAGCAGGCAAGGTAAAAGAGGTGCCGGTTCTTTATAAGAGCGCTTCGAATGCAAAGGCTACCCTTACAAGAGAACGGCCGACTGCCTATATTCTGGAGCCCGGTCAGGAGAAAGCCGCCGCAAAGCTTGAGAATCAGGGATTAAGAGGGATTACACTTAAAAAGGATAAATTGCTTGAGGTTGAAACCATGACCGTAACGGATAAGACAGCTGCAGAAAAATATGAAGGGATCAGTCTTCATGAAATTAAATCCGAAGTAAAAAAACAAAAGGTTAACATACGGAAAGGCAGTATCGTCTTCCTGACAGCTCAGCCTCAGTCAAACCTTCTTTCCCTTACACTTGAGCCAGAATCGGTTGATAGCTATGCAAGCTTCGGCTATATCCCTTCAGAAAAGGGGGAACGGCTTCCTGTTTACCGGTTTATGGAGGACATTAGAAATTTAAAATGA
- a CDS encoding YesL family protein, whose translation MTTALYRGMEWTMRFAYVQLLWLVFTIAGLGIFGVFPATVCMYTVMRKWLRGESEAPILETFKKTWRSEWKKANLIGLFFLLAGFVLYFYLRFAISLEGIAGMALYLLLAMALFIYGITFLFVFPAYVHFQSGVRRAVKLALIFALSYPFHSVSMLAAVAGFYFLAVVLPAMMPFISFSLLGFSIMFTANLAFLRALGKTNRV comes from the coding sequence ATGACAACAGCCCTTTACAGGGGAATGGAGTGGACGATGAGGTTTGCTTATGTACAGCTGCTGTGGCTCGTATTTACGATAGCCGGATTGGGCATTTTTGGTGTCTTTCCCGCCACAGTGTGCATGTACACCGTGATGAGAAAATGGCTTCGGGGAGAATCTGAAGCTCCCATTTTGGAAACCTTTAAAAAGACTTGGAGAAGCGAATGGAAAAAGGCGAATCTGATCGGGTTATTCTTTTTACTGGCAGGCTTTGTCCTTTATTTTTATTTGAGATTTGCAATCAGTCTTGAAGGAATTGCAGGCATGGCTCTTTATTTGCTTCTTGCCATGGCACTTTTCATATATGGAATTACTTTTTTATTTGTATTCCCCGCATATGTTCACTTTCAGTCAGGAGTCCGGAGAGCTGTGAAACTGGCGCTCATTTTTGCTCTATCTTATCCTTTTCATTCTGTATCCATGCTTGCAGCTGTAGCTGGATTTTATTTTCTCGCAGTCGTACTGCCCGCAATGATGCCATTTATCAGTTTCAGTTTGCTCGGGTTTTCAATCATGTTTACTGCTAATCTTGCCTTTCTTAGGGCCCTGGGGAAGACGAACCGAGTATAA
- a CDS encoding DUF4083 domain-containing protein: MIIGDLIFQFFSFAFIALIVLLLVWFFRTNNKTKDRIKNLEGKIDTLSEQIKKGNDNRL; this comes from the coding sequence TTGATTATTGGTGATTTGATTTTCCAATTTTTCAGCTTTGCATTTATTGCACTTATTGTTCTATTGCTTGTTTGGTTTTTCCGTACTAATAACAAAACAAAAGACCGTATTAAAAATCTTGAAGGCAAAATTGATACATTAAGCGAACAGATTAAAAAGGGTAATGATAACAGGCTTTAA